A genomic segment from Kiritimatiellia bacterium encodes:
- a CDS encoding type III secretion HpaP family protein, with protein sequence MKCKRRQVEREERKNVQKARRSASEAEEKLREWGIADVEEIPEFPIIKGLTEPHPPPASEQEVQESTPFIPPGARSIPKPEASVVASVKAQPPEVLPNTELHMDWTVGDLAFRFSPKASRINLEHRRTLETATVLLVERKCRSNDVNFVPLSEDSLVFKCGEWQIECDLRGLDQSEFFSFRFLDTGIEIRVPFSKEDR encoded by the coding sequence GTGAAATGCAAACGCCGGCAGGTCGAGCGCGAGGAACGCAAGAATGTTCAGAAAGCTCGCCGGTCAGCGAGCGAAGCCGAGGAGAAGCTCCGCGAGTGGGGGATCGCCGATGTGGAAGAGATTCCGGAGTTTCCCATAATCAAAGGCTTGACGGAACCGCACCCGCCGCCGGCGTCCGAACAGGAGGTTCAAGAGTCAACACCCTTTATTCCGCCGGGCGCGCGCTCTATCCCGAAGCCCGAAGCGTCGGTCGTTGCTTCAGTAAAAGCGCAGCCCCCAGAGGTGCTTCCCAATACAGAGCTGCATATGGATTGGACTGTGGGAGATTTAGCCTTTCGGTTCTCTCCGAAAGCGAGTCGAATCAACCTCGAGCATCGGCGGACATTGGAGACGGCGACCGTCCTCTTGGTCGAAAGGAAGTGCCGAAGCAACGATGTGAATTTCGTCCCCTTGAGCGAGGACTCGCTGGTTTTCAAATGCGGCGAATGGCAGATCGAGTGCGATCTTCGCGGACTGGATCAGTCCGAATTCTTCTCTTTTCGTTTTCTTGATACGGGAATCGAAATCCGTGTCCCATTCTCGAAA